The window TAATAATGTACTGTACTCGGCTACTAATTTTTAGAAAACGTTCTCGTTATTTTATGGAATCTAACTATTGTGTAAACTTCTTAAATTCTCAAGTATTACTCGTAACACGCTCCTTGTAATGACATTCAAGTTAATGTCATAACATACGTATTTGCACCTTAACAGCCAGCAATAAAGAGTAGAACAAATGAAAACAACTTTGTTATTTGTGCTACTTGCACTCGAGTTGGCTAAAATAGAAATCAGAAATACATACCCGGCATCATTTTTATCTGAAACCCGTTCGCAATAAGCCTGAGATCTGAAAAGTATGCAGCCCCATTCAGTTTTGGAGAGTCCCTCTGCATGCTTGATAGAGCATTCAAATATTGAGATCCACCCAAAAGCCTGAAAAATGAGAAGCCTTATAATTACACAGTGGTTCCCAATCCTTTTTACACTATGTTCCCCCTGCTAGAAAAGATTTGTTCTGTGAACACCTAATTAATAAAACTTATTGCCTACTCATTAGACTTGCTAACAAAACCAAaaactttttgaccaatcccaggCTGTGTTATTTCCCAAGATTGTGTGGGGAACACACacttaaggccccaaactgcaccgccgtgtgtgcagacagcatcgGTGGTACAGGCCGTCAATTACTACAGGGGCATCCAAAGTCACTCCCcacagtgccttgctgctgtggatacAAAACATTATAGGGGCGAcgttggaagctcctgctgtaattgataGCTTTACCAACGACGgaaaggtgcagtttggggtcttaCCAAGTGCACAGTCCGCACAagggctcaggaacccactatactggTTGGGACCAGCCATTACTATTTTGGGGCTAATCCCTTGGAGACATCACAGGAACCGCTACACCTAGCTGTAACAGAAATGGTGATGGAAAACATTTCTACAAGttagtgtgtgtatacatgtatcatGCACCAGTCTCCCATGTGCTCTAATTGGTTAAAGGATCAAAGCTCCACGTACAGTAATAGGTTTGTTTCCAAATGtttgccacatttgaaggaaACCCAAAATAAGGAGACTTAATGAAAGAATGAATAATAGATATTTGCTTTTTTTTGCAGACAGAGCAACCAGTGggtttaaatatacagtatatagttagtaCGTTTGTATCAATTTCAAAGCAAATGCACCATTTAAAGTACACAATCTAAGACTAACAAATAAGAAGACCATCTGCATATAGACTCAAAAATGACAATGTTACCTGTCTGTTAATATAATTGGCGAGTCCAGCTTCTCAGCTGGGATTTTGTGATTCTCCACAAGGCATTTAAACAGCAGGGCTTCCTCCACCCTATACGGATTCAGCAACGTTATCTTATTCTCCGATGCAACAATCCACGCACCAGGAAAGTTCAGCTTACTGATCAAGCCAAACCCGCCTGCATCGGAGACTTGCTTTTCTGGGAGCTTGCACAGTCGTTGCTTTAGGGTGCTAAGAGTGAAGACTACTGGTACACTTTTAACAGGTGGAATGGCCTTTTTCTTTTCAACTTGAGACTGGAATAGCTTGTCCAGTATTTGCTGGTTAGACAGGGGGGGTTTCAGTTTGACTTTCTGCGCAGAGCTGTGTCCATGGGCCACTTTCTGCCTCTTCTCAGTCTCTTTTGAGGACTTTTGAATATTCTGCTCTGTTGCTTTTACAGTCTGTAAATTGTATCGTTGCAAGTCTTTAGCTGATTTTTCCTCATATCTGCACGGAACAAAAGTGAATTACTGTATCTTAgtgatgccctgtttcacttgcattgagagctcctttgaccacatgctgtgggttcacagcaacagcttccaaatgtgaatgccacacctggaatcaactccagaccttttacctgcttaattgatgatgaaataacgaaggaatagccaacacctgtccatgaaacagcttttgagtcaattgtccaattacatttggtcccttgaaaaagaaggggctacatattaaagagatgtacaggcataccccggtttaagtacactcgcgagtaagtacatcttgctcaataggcaaagggcagctcacgcatgcgccagtcagcatgtcctgaacagcaataccggctccctacctgtaccgaaggtgtgtcCAAGatggagactatagagcttggtacaaatgccttatttacatcagttatgcacgtatatgacgattgcagtacagtacatgcatcgataagtgggaaaaaaggtagtgcttcactttaagtacattttcgctttacatacatgctccggttccattgcgtacgttaatgtggggtatgcctgtaattcctaaacccttcctccaatttggatgtgaataccctcaaattaaagctgatagactgcactttaagcccatattcattatttaactgtaacttgaatttattttggtacatgccaaaataacaaaacttgtatcagtttccaattatttccggacccaacTGAATTTACTGTATTGATAATGCGCCTATATGGGGTTGATagacagtaaaaaaaaacataacaagcAGATTAACATCTAGTTACAGATGATAGCATAATAGGTCACTAATGTAGGTCCTTACTTCAATAatccctttctctctttcttctccgtCGCCTTCATAAACGCAGCACACCATTTTAACCACTGGACCTACGGAACTTCAGAATCATGTAATCACTCCTGGAGTATTGAAATCCCCTCAGACCAAAGTGTTGCCTCCTCCTTTATACAATATGTAGAGAAATACCTGTGAACAAAAATGAGCCCTTGAGATACCCGGGAAAGGTTATGTGAATGTATTTGCATATTAAAATTAGCATACTGTAAATTAGAATATTTCCGAGGTATCTCAAGTGTGTTCAtttttgttcacaggtatctctccatgttGTGTAAAAAtgagtgtttggggaggtatatatgTCACTTGATGGGCGCTAAATAACCTAGCGTATCTTAGTGTATCCGAGTCTAAGCCTTAAACTTGCCAATCATATTCTAATTGCAGCTAGCTGTGTAATAGCCAGGATTTGGAGAAAGTCCTGTCCTCATTTGAAGTCCACTTCCTCTCCATGCCTTTTTCCATCTTTGTCCCTCTATTAACCCCATTTATTCTgtgtactacagtacagtatgtgaacatTGAGACCTGACAATTTCTGCatgcatgtatttttttatttctgaTTTTGTCCTTACCAATGATTACTTCAGTCACTTTTTAACATTTCCCCATACCTTTCTTTTATCTGTACCCTCTCAAAactcatgaaatgtctgtgaattgactgtataaccctgttcatttaatgtaaccatgtattgttagaactctgtgcccaggacatacttgaaaatcgAGAGTTAACTCGCAATGTATTACCTCCtggtaaaagattttttttttaataaataaataaaaatactgtaaTTAAAATGGTTAAAGCGTTTAACAAAAGTGTACGGTCTCATAGAGGGAATGCAAGGCTATCAAACTAATTTAAAGCTTCTCCCTGACAGTGTCCACCATAATTTGTAGAAATAGATTATAAAGTTGTTATTTTTTACTATTACAAAAGTGCCAGCAAACACCACTCAGCCTTCATTTTAAGTTGTATTTTGGATTTTCCACTTAACTCCTTGATTTAATGAAACAGCTAAAAGTTGTAGCGAAATAAATGTTAAGATGTAAATCATTAGAACTTACTTGAGCTTTTCCTCTTTATCCAGTTGCTTCCACAGATCCTCAGCTCTTGAAGAAATGTCCTCTATGCTGCCCTTTGGGTTGTCATCTAAAAGTCTGGATCGCTGCTCTTGCATGAAGATATCAGTTGCCAACAAAGGCTTCTTGATCACTGTGTTACTGATTAGGTTGTAGGCTGTGATGAAGCCAGACTTTTCGCTGACCACattggttgttttttttaatgggttTTCTGTGTGATTAGCCTCATTAACTGAACTAAGATTTTCATTGACCACACTTTCAACTTGAGGATACAAGATCTTTACAGGTTCTAGGTTCTCCCCTCTGGAATTCTTGAGAGCACTCCCCTTGCTCCAGTTACTATCAACAATGTCTGGGCTATCACTCTGAGCAGTTTTTGCAAATACTTCTCCTTCACCAATCTGCCTGACACATGGAGACTCAAGTTCATGGTTCAACTGAGAGTCAATTAAAATATTGTCACCAATAGTAAAAGTTAACCCATATTCATTTAGGCTTTCCTGCTGTGATACAGAATTCACGGTATAGTCTTGAACCAGATCACTCCTCTCACAATCAATGCCAGAAACACCACCCTTCTCAGGATCAGGAATATTATCGCTGCCAACTATTTGAGGTTTTAAACAGACCTTTTTTGCTTGACCATTGTGATGAACTGAAGAGCATACATTTTGTTCTTCTGGATCTTCATTTACAGAAGGGTTCCTTTTGCCAAAATGTGAGTCTGTGCATTCTGTTTCATTAATAACAATGTCTTCAGACATCTCATGTGTTTTCTCAGTTTCCTGCACTACTGAATCCGGATACACAGATCTCAGTACATTTTCAACAGCAAGAAGGACAGATTCCTGTAacataaaaataatacagataaggTGCTTTTTAGATTAGCATACTAGTAATGTTAAATTGATGTACATTAGCAATGTACATACATTTAACAAGGCGTTGTTATACTACATATCTGTAGTAGTTTGAAAAAACACAACTTTTCAAAGTTAGAAGCGCCAGATTCTTTTTCCCCCCATGTCAATTCGTTCATATTAAACGTGTACAACAATTAAATATGATTTACAGAGCCCAACTAATATGAAGCATTCAATGCAGTAGAATAATACAGACATATTGAGCTTGCAATGTAACAATTGGTGCCAGCAACACAGGAAGTATTGACTTGCCCCCAGTCACACAAAATCAATGTAAGTGATCAATGATGAACTCAAACCCACAAGCATATGCATTGAAGACTAAGGGGGttaattcattaaactgcaatagggcTGATCAAGCACTATAGCAAGGAAACTCTCATTGACTTACGGTGCAGCAGAGTTCTGCTGGTATCAGTTTGTGCTGGGATACTTTTTTAACTATGCATATACGTTGTGTATAGTGTACCGTTTCTGGTCACCCTTATTGTATTGAGCTATACATTATGCTGGATCAATGATTAACAATATTAAAACGTTGACCTATTACCTTATTCTGTAGCATGACTTGCGTTTTATCTGGTGTTAAATTGACATCTAAAGATGAGGCAGGAAGAACAATATTCATGACGAAAACTGGGTAGCAGCGTGCCGAATCCTTGTTCAAGTTCTGATTGTAGTACAGACGAACCATCTACACAAGTTGAAAACTCAGGTGAACCAACTGCATTTTACGTCTTTGCTAATTAGCCCACTAGGAGAATGAATACAATGCCAAGATGTGAAATGTACAGCATCTTAGAAAGTAGTTTCATGCGCTGGAAATATACAGGGCAAGTAATACACAAAACCCATAGGAAAGAAAAAAAGGATTACAGTTGTTGCAACACTATGTGTTCACGTCGTAATACtgtagattattattattattccaatAAAACCCTGATTATGAGATACaatatttgtaaaaaataaattggAGTAATATTTGGTGCGACAGCATCATAAAAGGTGCTGTTTTGCAGGCAAATGTGGACATCTTTGCCCCCTTTATAGTGACCATATTGGACATACCAAGAACTACCAACAATCATACATTATTTTCCCCTTTATGTCCTTTTACTACATTATAGATGTAGTGGTAATGGGAAAGGAGATATCTTGGTGTCATTCCtagtaaaatattaaaaaaaataaaaataaaaatacagtatgcaAACTTAGCTCAAGAAAGATggcagccgggggggggggggggagggagggtgtgggaCAACTCTCATGCTGTCCCAGGCCCGGCGGTGCGGatgcaccccacatagcagtgacccggcagctcccgagctcagcagcagccgcCCGATTACTGCTTTCCTTCCTCTGACTGCTCCGATCATCGTGTCAACTTCtagctgacaggagggagaggaagga is drawn from Ascaphus truei isolate aAscTru1 chromosome 7, aAscTru1.hap1, whole genome shotgun sequence and contains these coding sequences:
- the PMS1 gene encoding PMS1 protein homolog 1 isoform X1 — encoded protein: MHHLSSATIRLLSSSQVITSVVSVVKELIENSLDANATSIDIKLENFGFDKIEVRDNGDGIKAADAPVMGVRHYTSKITSPEDLESLETYGFRGEALGSICAVAEVYITTKTAVDEFSTQYVLDSSGQVASRKPSHLGQGTTVTALKLFKSLPVRKQYYSTTKKCKEEIRKIQDLLMAYGIIKPDLRIVFTHNKAVIWQKSKVSDHKMAFMSVLGTAIMSSMVPFQHQCDDAEILLHGFLPKQEADRTLTSLSSSERSFIFINRRPVHHKEILKMVRLYYNQNLNKDSARCYPVFVMNIVLPASSLDVNLTPDKTQVMLQNKESVLLAVENVLRSVYPDSVVQETEKTHEMSEDIVINETECTDSHFGKRNPSVNEDPEEQNVCSSVHHNGQAKKVCLKPQIVGSDNIPDPEKGGVSGIDCERSDLVQDYTVNSVSQQESLNEYGLTFTIGDNILIDSQLNHELESPCVRQIGEGEVFAKTAQSDSPDIVDSNWSKGSALKNSRGENLEPVKILYPQVESVVNENLSSVNEANHTENPLKKTTNVVSEKSGFITAYNLISNTVIKKPLLATDIFMQEQRSRLLDDNPKGSIEDISSRAEDLWKQLDKEEKLKYEEKSAKDLQRYNLQTVKATEQNIQKSSKETEKRQKVAHGHSSAQKVKLKPPLSNQQILDKLFQSQVEKKKAIPPVKSVPVVFTLSTLKQRLCKLPEKQVSDAGGFGLISKLNFPGAWIVASENKITLLNPYRVEEALLFKCLVENHKIPAEKLDSPIILTDRLLGGSQYLNALSSMQRDSPKLNGAAYFSDLRLIANGFQIKMMPGTSAADNHFEIEGMASNLPFFGISDLKEILNYVVNRKELRECRPLKVLHYLEGEAVRLSRQLPLHLSKEDVCDTMRRMKQQLGSEKKGCLHGRPFFHHLIDIPETG
- the PMS1 gene encoding PMS1 protein homolog 1 isoform X2 — translated: MGVRHYTSKITSPEDLESLETYGFRGEALGSICAVAEVYITTKTAVDEFSTQYVLDSSGQVASRKPSHLGQGTTVTALKLFKSLPVRKQYYSTTKKCKEEIRKIQDLLMAYGIIKPDLRIVFTHNKAVIWQKSKVSDHKMAFMSVLGTAIMSSMVPFQHQCDDAEILLHGFLPKQEADRTLTSLSSSERSFIFINRRPVHHKEILKMVRLYYNQNLNKDSARCYPVFVMNIVLPASSLDVNLTPDKTQVMLQNKESVLLAVENVLRSVYPDSVVQETEKTHEMSEDIVINETECTDSHFGKRNPSVNEDPEEQNVCSSVHHNGQAKKVCLKPQIVGSDNIPDPEKGGVSGIDCERSDLVQDYTVNSVSQQESLNEYGLTFTIGDNILIDSQLNHELESPCVRQIGEGEVFAKTAQSDSPDIVDSNWSKGSALKNSRGENLEPVKILYPQVESVVNENLSSVNEANHTENPLKKTTNVVSEKSGFITAYNLISNTVIKKPLLATDIFMQEQRSRLLDDNPKGSIEDISSRAEDLWKQLDKEEKLKYEEKSAKDLQRYNLQTVKATEQNIQKSSKETEKRQKVAHGHSSAQKVKLKPPLSNQQILDKLFQSQVEKKKAIPPVKSVPVVFTLSTLKQRLCKLPEKQVSDAGGFGLISKLNFPGAWIVASENKITLLNPYRVEEALLFKCLVENHKIPAEKLDSPIILTDRLLGGSQYLNALSSMQRDSPKLNGAAYFSDLRLIANGFQIKMMPGTSAADNHFEIEGMASNLPFFGISDLKEILNYVVNRKELRECRPLKVLHYLEGEAVRLSRQLPLHLSKEDVCDTMRRMKQQLGSEKKGCLHGRPFFHHLIDIPETG
- the PMS1 gene encoding PMS1 protein homolog 1 isoform X3, translating into MHHLSSATIRLLSSSQVITSVVSVVKELIENSLDANATSIDIKLENFGFDKIEVRDNGDGIKAADAPVMGVRHYTSKITSPEDLESLETYGFRGEALGSICAVAEVYITTKTAVDEFSTQYVLDSSGQVASRKPSHLGQGTTVTALKLFKSLPVRKQYYSTTKKCKEEIRKIQDLLMAYGIIKPDLRIVFTHNKAVIWQKSKVSDHKMAFMSVLGTAIMSSMVPFQHQCDDAEILLHGFLPKQEADRTLTSLSSSERSFIFINRRPVHHKEILKMVRLYYNQNLNKDSARCYPVFVMNIVLPASSLDVNLTPDKTQVMLQNKESVLLAVENVLRSVYPDSVVQETEKTHEMSEDIVINETECTDSHFGKRNPSVNEDPEEQNVCSSVHHNGQAKKVCLKPQIVGSDNIPDPEKGGVSGIDCERSDLVQDYTVNSVSQQESLNEYGLTFTIGDNILIDSQLNHELESPCVRQIGEGEVFAKTAQSDSPDIVDSNWSKGSALKNSRGENLEPVKILYPQVESVVNENLSSVNEANHTENPLKKTTNVVSEKSGFITAYNLISNTVIKKPLLATDIFMQEQRSRLLDDNPKGSIEDISSRAEDLWKQLDKEEKLKLLGGSQYLNALSSMQRDSPKLNGAAYFSDLRLIANGFQIKMMPGTSAADNHFEIEGMASNLPFFGISDLKEILNYVVNRKELRECRPLKVLHYLEGEAVRLSRQLPLHLSKEDVCDTMRRMKQQLGSEKKGCLHGRPFFHHLIDIPETG